The nucleotide window GCATCAGCGCTCGCGCAGCAGTTCGTGCCGACGCTCGAACTCCGACGCCGACGCGTTGGGTACCGAGATACCGCGGCAGTCGGGAATCAGCAGGAGAGCCCTTCGGGCGCCGGCTCATCAGCAATGAGCTGCTCGGGCGTTTTCTCTGGGGTCCTCGCTCGTCGACGGAGTCATCTAAGAGCGTCCAAACCAAGGCACTAGAGGCTCTGGTTGGACCCGTAGCGTGGTCCGACGCACTTCAGCGGGCATTCCACTCGCAGATCAACGCCTCGATCTAGGGGCGCCGCGGGCTTCGAATCTGAGGGTCGGGGGTGCAAATTTCGTCGCGAAGCCCGAGCCACGAGCGGCTGCGGGAGCCTCACGTGCCAGTAGCGGTGGACGTCCTCGGCAGCCTGCACGATGGGGCGGAATCTCGGCACGCCGATCAACGATCGCTGGCACGGCTCACCCATCGGCGAGATTCACCCGAGAGTGCGGAGGACGAGCAGCTCATCCGACATGAGCTGCTCCGTCCAGGAATCGCGCGGCACGCGCGGGTAGGCCACACGCGCCAGCCAGCCCACCTCAATCCTTCGGCAACCCCAATATCCGCTCGGCAATAATGTTCCGCTGGATGTTCGGCGTCCCACCCCCGATCACGACCTCGGGCCAGTTGAGCGAGTACTTCGCCCAGGCGCCGCCGTCGACGGCGTCGTCCCCGCCCATCAGGGTCGAGGAGGAGCCGAGGATCTCGAGCGCGAGCTCGCCGAGACCGATCTCGAGGTCAGCCCGGTGGAGCTTGTTGATCGAGGTCTCGGAGCCGAGCGGCTCGCCCTTCAGCTGCTTGGTCAGGAAGCGCATGCCGTTCAGGCGCATCGCCTCGATCTTCGTTTCCGCCTGGGCGATCCGGCGACGGATCCCGGGGTCTTCGCTCATGGCGCGACCGCCGCGGATCGTGTTGCGCGCGAGTTCCTTGACCTCTTCGATCTTGCGGATCAGGCCGTGAACCTCGGCGATCGACGAGCGCTCGCTCGCGAGCGCCGAGATCGTGACCTGCCAGCCCTGCCCCTCGTCGCCGAGTCGGTTCTCGACGGGGACGCGGACGTTGTCGAAGAAGACCTCGGCGAACATGGCGCCGCCGCTCATGTTCTTGATCGGCCGGACCTCGATTCCGGGCGTGTCCATCTCGACCAGGAGACAGGTGATCCCGTCGTGCTTCGACTCGACCTCGGTCTCGGTTCGGACGAGCAGGATCATCATCTTCGACCACATGGCGATCGAGGTCCAGATCTTCTGGCCGTTGACGACGTACTCGTCGCCGTCGCGCTCGCACTTGCACTTGAGGCTCGCCAGGTCCGACCCGGAATCCGGCTCGGAATAGCCGGTGCACCACTGGTACTTCCCGTCCAGGATGTCGGGGATGTACTTCTGCTTCTGCTCTTCGGTTCCGTACTGGATGATCGAGGGACCGACCCACGCGAGACCCATGAAGCAGGAGCCGAGGGCGGGCGCCTTCCGCTTCGCCATCTCGTCCTTGAGGATCACCTGCTCCATGATTCCGCCGCCGCCGCCGCCGACTTCCTGGGGCCAAGAGAACCCGACCCAGCGGCGTTCGCGGATCGCTTTCGTCCACTTCGCCTGGAACTCGGGCGTGCGCTCGGTTCCTTCCGGCAGGTGCTCGTCGAGGAAGGACACGACTTCCTTGCGGAAGGCCTCTTCTTCTTCGGAAAGCTGGAAATCCATGGCTAGAGGTCTCCGAGGAGCGCGACGCGCTCGTAGTGATGGTCCGCGTCACCGAACATGGGCCGAACCCACTTGGCGCGCTTGAGATAGAGCTGGATGTCGTATTCCCAGGTGTATCCGACGCCGCCGTGCAGCTGGACGCCCATGATCCCGGCCTGCGGGAACGCATCGGCGCAGTACGCCTTGGCCCGAGACACGGCGACGCGTGCGTCGTCGGCGTCCTGGTCGAGCGCCCAGATCGCGTAGTAGACGAGGGACCGGAACGACTCGACGTCGACGTAGATGTCGGCGAGCGGATGCTTCACGCCCTGGAACTTGCCGATCTGCTCGTCGAACTGGACGCGCTCCTTCGCGAACTCGGTCGTGATCTCGAGCGCCGCTTCGGCCGCGCCGACCGCTTCCGCCGTCACGAGCGCCGCACCGAGATCGAGCAGCCACTGGATCGCGGGCCAGGCCGCGCCCTGCTCGCCCAGCACGCAGTCGGTTCCGACCCGCGCGTCTTCGAGGGTGAGGCTGCCGATCCGCTTCGTGAGATCCATCGCGTCGTAGTCGACGGCCGTGGCGCCCGCGGTCCCCTTCTCGACGACGACGAGCGAGAGCGACTGGGCGTCGGACCCGGACCGGACCGCCACGACGCTGAGATCCGCAGCGGCCGCGTCGGTCACGTAGCGCTTCTCGCCCGACAGGATCAGCTCGTCCCCGTCCGGCTTGGCGAGCGTCTCGACGCCTTCCGCCCCGAGCGTGTCGCTCCGCTCCATGAACGCGAAGGTCCCGACCTTCGAGCCATCGGCCAGGCCCGGGATCCAGCGCGCCTGTTGCTCCTCGGAGCCGAAGCGCTCGATCGCCTTGGCCGCGAGGACCGTTGAGATCAGCGGCGACGGAAAGAGCGAGCGACCGGTCTCTTCGAGGACCACGAGCAGCGTCTCGAGGTCGAGCCCGACGCCGCCGTGAGCCTCGGGCATGTTGAGGCCGACCCAACCGAGCTCGGCCATCCGAGCCCAGAGCGCAGGATCGGTTCCGGGGCCGCCTTCGGCCTCCACGATCTCACGCACGCGTTCGAGGGGCGCGTTCTGGTCCAGGAATTTCCGGACCTCGGCGCGGAGAAGCTCCTGCTCCTCGGTGAATCCGAAGTTCATTGGGGGGTCTCCAGGGGTGGAAGAGCAGAGTCCGTTCCGAATCGCGGAAACCTGAGGTCCGCTCGACGCTCTTTGAGAGAGCGCCCGGCCTCTCTCCCGGAGACGCAAGTCACGCGCATCTCAGCGGCAACTCCGCGATATTCGTATCGATCTACCCACGTTTTAGTGGATCCCTCGGCGCGTGCGCCGGCGGGTCGGCGCGAACCATAGAGGAAGCCATCCCATGCGGCGACACCCCCGAATCCCTGCTCTGATCGCGAGCCTGTCAGCGTGCGCCGCGCTCGCCCTCCCCTCGACCGCAGTCGCCGACGTCTCGATCGAAGCCCAGGGCCGCTTCACCCGAACCGGCCCGAAGCAGGTCCAGTCTGAGTTCAACGGCCGCCCGATCGATGGCGCCGCCGTGGAGCGCCCGTCCGGTCGGACGCTGACCGCGCGTGGCCGAAGACTGCACGCCCAGCCGACGCAGCGCGTCTCGGTTGGGATCATCGGCTGCCCGGGGTGTACCGAGGCGCTCGAAGCGGTTGGGGGGGTTGTGGTGGATGGGCGTAGGATGAAGGCCCGCCGCCCCCGATAGACCGCGTCCGCGCCCTCGCTCCCCGAGGGATTCGAAGCCAAGGCCTAACTTGCTGATTGAAACCCACCTGAACTTGTTCCGTGGAGATACTGGGCCGTGACGCTTGCGCGCTCGAACCAATGTGGCGTTCAAGCGGAGCAGACGGGGAGCCCATCATGCCGACGCTCGGATTCGATGACTTTGAAATCGACTTGGATCTATTCACGCTCACAAGGGGCGGCGTGCAGCTGGAGATCGGAGCGAGGCCGCTAAATGCCCTCATCTATCTGATCGAGAACCGACACCGAATAGTGAATCGAGAGACGCTTCGCGAACGAATCTGGAAGGGCGCTGAAGTCAGCGCATCGACGATTCCAACCTGCATCATGTCGATTCGGCAGGTGTTGACAGACGACCCCAAGAACCCCCGGTACATAACGTCTCACCGAACGCGCGGCTACCGCTTCATTGGCGCAGTTCGTGGCATAGGCCTAGCCACGGTCGCGGACACACGCGCCCAGCTTGAACGAATTCCGTTTGTGGGTCGAGAAGCTGAGATGAGTCGACTTCACGCAGCTTGGCGCAAGGTGCGAGTATCCGGGATCGGACGACTAGTGCTGGTGTCCGCCGAGGCTGGCATGGGCAAGTCTCGCCTACTCGAGGAATTCAGCGCCACGGCCTCGGTCGAAACACCAACGTATTCGACACGAGCCGCGCCCTCGGAAGGTGCCCTCCCCTTCCTACCGTGGGCGAACCTCCTCCGAAAAGCGGTCGCTGATTCAAGCTCGGGGTCAGACGTCGAGCGTTTCGCGCGAGCGCTAGGGGACGACATTCCCGAACTCGGCCTGCGACCATCAGAAGACGCCGGTGCTGATCGTACGCGACGCGTGAACTCGTTCAGACGATGGACCTCTGCGATCTGCGCGCTCAGCGAGAGGGGGCCCGCTGTACTTCTTATCGACGACATTCATCGACTCGACCACGACTCTCTTCTGCTGCTGTACTGGATCGCAGACGAACTAGACAGAACCCCACTATTCGTCATCGCGACGACACGCCCCAGGCCCGCATCGCAGGCGACGTCAGATCTAATCGCCGACATCGCAGACCTGCAGCTTTGCTCCCAACTCTCAGTGAGCCCACTAGAGCCCCCCGACGTCGAGACGCTGCTCGACCCTCTTGGGGACGATATCCCCTCAGTCGCGAAGAGCCTCGTTGCCCAGACCAACGGCAACGCGTTCTACGTTACGCACCTAATCCGAAGCCTCTCGGCCCTGTCTTCATCGAGCAACCGAGGATTCAGCTTGGATGGACTCCCACTACACGCTCGTGAGATCGTCGCAAGGCAACTATCGGACCTACCACGCCTCACGCGCACGGCCTTAGAAGCGGCATCAGTGCTCGGGGATCGTTTCGGCCCGGAGGCACTCTGCAAGACGGCCGGCTTCGACCTCGCAGATGCGCTCGACTATCTGCAGCCGGCAGTCGATGCATGGATACTCAGAGAACAGAGTGGGACGTTCATGTTCAATCACTCGATCCTCAGGGAATCCCTGTACAGGACGTTTCCGCCGCTCGATCGTCGGCGAGCGCACCTACGATATGCCGAACATCTGAAGGGCGCACCTAGCTCCAATCCCATAGCTGCGGAAGTTGCCCACCATCTCACACAGGCCTTGCCGGTCGGTGATGCAGCAGAAGCAATGGAGGCCACGCTTCAAGCTGCCGCACAAGCATCACAGCGCCATGCGTACTCGGAGTCGAAGCGCCTCCTTGAACAAGCAGTCGAGATCCACGACCGCAATCACCTTCCCCAAGAGCCTCGGGAACGCGTCGGCCTACTCATCGAGCTCGCCCAGGCGACTCTCTATTGTGGCGACCGCGAGTCGGCGCGCGCAATCCTGCTCGACGCCGCGGACATCGCTCGATCGGCAGGCGATTCCAAGGCTATCGCCACTTGCGCGCTTTCTCTCGCACCCGATTTCTTAACGATCGAGTTCGGCGTCCAGGACACGGCACTTATTCGACTCATCGAGGAATCTCTCGAATGCCTCGACCCAGACGACGAGGAGACCCGCGCGCTGCTTCAGGCTCGCCTTTCACTTGCAACCCAATGGAGCCAGGCCCCTCCGGCAAGAGACGAGCTGGCCGCTTCTGCTCTCTCGGCCGCAAGGAAGACCGGATCCAGGCACGCAGAGATTGGCGCACTTGCGGCCCTAGCGGAGACGCTAAATGGCCCCAGTAACGCCAGTAGACGATTACGGACCTGTAACGAACTGGAGAAGCTGTCGATCGACGTCGGCGACATCCCATCAACGCTCCTGTGCCATACGCGAAAGATCGCCGCCCTTTTGGAGATCGGCGACATCTCGAGTATCCGAACTGAGAACGCACTTCACAGAGAACTCGCATCACGGTACCAGCTTCCCCAGTACGGATGGCTTTCGATCGCTATCGACAGCATGCTGTCAGCGCTCGCTGGCGACCTTAGGCAGGCGGAATTGCTGGCAAGCGAGTATGTGCTGGTGGCGAAGAACAACCACGACATGAATGTCTTTCTGACATTCGCCGGGCAACGCGCATCATGGCAGCTTGAGCGAGACCAACCAGAACTTATCGTCCCGGTTGTCCGGTCTCTTTCCGCCGCGCAGCCGACAGTCATGTTCTGGAAGGCCCTGTTGATCTGGTCGCTGGCACTCTCCGGAAGCGGCGCAGAAGCTCACGGACAGCTAGAAGCCTTCGACAGCGAGTGCATGCGCAGACTGTCCTCAGAGCCAGGTGGCG belongs to bacterium and includes:
- a CDS encoding acyl-CoA dehydrogenase family protein, producing MDFQLSEEEEAFRKEVVSFLDEHLPEGTERTPEFQAKWTKAIRERRWVGFSWPQEVGGGGGGIMEQVILKDEMAKRKAPALGSCFMGLAWVGPSIIQYGTEEQKQKYIPDILDGKYQWCTGYSEPDSGSDLASLKCKCERDGDEYVVNGQKIWTSIAMWSKMMILLVRTETEVESKHDGITCLLVEMDTPGIEVRPIKNMSGGAMFAEVFFDNVRVPVENRLGDEGQGWQVTISALASERSSIAEVHGLIRKIEEVKELARNTIRGGRAMSEDPGIRRRIAQAETKIEAMRLNGMRFLTKQLKGEPLGSETSINKLHRADLEIGLGELALEILGSSSTLMGGDDAVDGGAWAKYSLNWPEVVIGGGTPNIQRNIIAERILGLPKD
- a CDS encoding acyl-CoA/acyl-ACP dehydrogenase → MNFGFTEEQELLRAEVRKFLDQNAPLERVREIVEAEGGPGTDPALWARMAELGWVGLNMPEAHGGVGLDLETLLVVLEETGRSLFPSPLISTVLAAKAIERFGSEEQQARWIPGLADGSKVGTFAFMERSDTLGAEGVETLAKPDGDELILSGEKRYVTDAAAADLSVVAVRSGSDAQSLSLVVVEKGTAGATAVDYDAMDLTKRIGSLTLEDARVGTDCVLGEQGAAWPAIQWLLDLGAALVTAEAVGAAEAALEITTEFAKERVQFDEQIGKFQGVKHPLADIYVDVESFRSLVYYAIWALDQDADDARVAVSRAKAYCADAFPQAGIMGVQLHGGVGYTWEYDIQLYLKRAKWVRPMFGDADHHYERVALLGDL
- a CDS encoding AAA family ATPase — its product is MPTLGFDDFEIDLDLFTLTRGGVQLEIGARPLNALIYLIENRHRIVNRETLRERIWKGAEVSASTIPTCIMSIRQVLTDDPKNPRYITSHRTRGYRFIGAVRGIGLATVADTRAQLERIPFVGREAEMSRLHAAWRKVRVSGIGRLVLVSAEAGMGKSRLLEEFSATASVETPTYSTRAAPSEGALPFLPWANLLRKAVADSSSGSDVERFARALGDDIPELGLRPSEDAGADRTRRVNSFRRWTSAICALSERGPAVLLIDDIHRLDHDSLLLLYWIADELDRTPLFVIATTRPRPASQATSDLIADIADLQLCSQLSVSPLEPPDVETLLDPLGDDIPSVAKSLVAQTNGNAFYVTHLIRSLSALSSSSNRGFSLDGLPLHAREIVARQLSDLPRLTRTALEAASVLGDRFGPEALCKTAGFDLADALDYLQPAVDAWILREQSGTFMFNHSILRESLYRTFPPLDRRRAHLRYAEHLKGAPSSNPIAAEVAHHLTQALPVGDAAEAMEATLQAAAQASQRHAYSESKRLLEQAVEIHDRNHLPQEPRERVGLLIELAQATLYCGDRESARAILLDAADIARSAGDSKAIATCALSLAPDFLTIEFGVQDTALIRLIEESLECLDPDDEETRALLQARLSLATQWSQAPPARDELAASALSAARKTGSRHAEIGALAALAETLNGPSNASRRLRTCNELEKLSIDVGDIPSTLLCHTRKIAALLEIGDISSIRTENALHRELASRYQLPQYGWLSIAIDSMLSALAGDLRQAELLASEYVLVAKNNHDMNVFLTFAGQRASWQLERDQPELIVPVVRSLSAAQPTVMFWKALLIWSLALSGSGAEAHGQLEAFDSECMRRLSSEPGGGLGIAVLGEAAATCGSPQVRSRLIDHLEPLSEHSASAGYGVTYFGSFARYLGALLREQQDFRRARMYLQNAVTEERERYAPSWHMYALAELLKNEIAAGADFSELAEQARAVLCEYDRLALPRAKRLLGTALQIAA